A window of Flavobacterium flavigenum contains these coding sequences:
- a CDS encoding helix-turn-helix domain-containing protein has product MKYNYHDFCHMWSAILNNIKNIRELKNYTQEYVAGQLGLTQSGYNKIEKGKTILGNNRLLKIAAVLEVSVDDIINFQSSISFKTEVEKTQEIEAIVKLNKIYQKKIKLLEKALEDKTNELDTAKKN; this is encoded by the coding sequence GTGAAATATAACTATCACGATTTTTGTCATATGTGGAGTGCTATACTAAATAATATCAAGAATATACGGGAATTAAAAAATTATACCCAGGAATATGTAGCCGGACAACTGGGATTAACACAGTCAGGTTATAATAAGATTGAAAAGGGAAAAACTATTTTAGGAAACAACCGCTTACTAAAAATAGCTGCTGTTTTAGAAGTAAGCGTGGATGACATTATTAATTTTCAAAGTTCTATATCTTTTAAAACTGAAGTTGAAAAAACTCAGGAAATTGAAGCTATTGTCAAGCTTAATAAAATCTATCAGAAAAAAATAAAACTTCTTGAAAAGGCTTTAGAAGATAAGACTAATGAACTTGATACTGCAAAGAAGAACTAA
- a CDS encoding pectate lyase family protein: MKFKKIMPLLFASFFFTLSCSNEDNGTVKNENSLASVTTAPSTAKVGNCSEVPGWASQNGGTTGGGSSQETVVANYSSLKTAIENSSVKVIKVSGIITIPATSGGRLLLQGQSGKTIYGESGAKLVSTDQTTANSGIINIKNCTNIIIRNLIFEGPGAYDTDGWDNAIIDNCQNVWVDHCEFRDGVDGNLDIKNKSDFVTVSYTKFTYLKTPKAGGPGGTDDHRFSNLIGSSDTATGDRGKLRITFARCWWGPGCKERMPRVRFGKVHIINSYFSSSVSNKCIMAGFEADIRIEKNVFESVNKPIDLMTGFTAVTVLDNSFPNTTNTVSGSNAFTPPYTIVTLLTAAVKADVTANAGATFTGNICGSF; this comes from the coding sequence ATGAAATTTAAAAAAATTATGCCATTGCTTTTTGCCTCATTTTTTTTTACTCTTTCCTGCAGTAACGAAGATAACGGCACTGTTAAAAATGAAAACTCACTAGCCTCAGTTACTACTGCGCCAAGTACTGCAAAAGTTGGCAATTGTAGTGAAGTTCCGGGCTGGGCTTCTCAAAATGGAGGAACCACCGGTGGTGGGAGTTCCCAGGAGACTGTTGTTGCTAATTATTCCAGTCTAAAAACAGCTATCGAAAACAGTAGTGTAAAAGTGATCAAAGTATCTGGTATTATCACAATTCCTGCTACTTCTGGCGGAAGATTACTGCTTCAGGGACAATCCGGAAAAACTATATATGGTGAAAGCGGGGCAAAACTGGTTTCAACAGATCAGACTACAGCAAATTCAGGAATTATTAATATAAAGAACTGTACGAACATTATCATAAGAAATTTAATATTTGAAGGCCCGGGTGCTTACGATACAGACGGATGGGACAATGCGATAATAGATAACTGCCAGAATGTTTGGGTTGATCATTGCGAATTCAGAGATGGCGTAGATGGTAATTTAGATATCAAAAATAAATCTGATTTTGTTACGGTATCTTATACAAAATTCACTTATTTGAAAACTCCAAAAGCAGGTGGTCCTGGCGGAACAGATGATCACAGGTTTTCAAATCTAATTGGCTCAAGTGACACGGCTACAGGAGATCGTGGGAAATTAAGAATTACTTTTGCAAGATGTTGGTGGGGACCTGGCTGTAAAGAGAGAATGCCAAGAGTAAGATTTGGAAAAGTGCACATTATAAACAGTTATTTTAGCAGTTCAGTAAGTAATAAATGCATTATGGCAGGCTTTGAAGCGGATATCAGAATCGAAAAAAATGTATTTGAAAGCGTTAATAAGCCTATTGATTTAATGACTGGTTTTACAGCTGTAACAGTCCTGGATAACAGTTTTCCTAATACCACAAATACTGTAAGCGGGAGTAATGCTTTTACACCCCCATATACTATCGTTACATTGCTTACAGCTGCTGTAAAAGCTGATGTTACGGCTAATGCCGGCGCAACTTTTACCGGCAATATTTGTGGTTCTTTTTAG
- a CDS encoding winged helix-turn-helix transcriptional regulator, giving the protein MIITDESVPDGNNRKERILKCKTEVVSIMDAIYVIAGSKWRIPITIALMEGNRRFGEIMKEIPKITSKVLAQQLKEMELNGFVEKKIFTDSAIRTEYELTEYSWSVKPVILALRDFGISHREKLRQEIL; this is encoded by the coding sequence ATGATTATAACTGATGAAAGTGTCCCTGACGGGAATAATAGAAAAGAAAGGATTTTGAAATGTAAAACAGAAGTAGTTTCTATTATGGACGCTATTTACGTTATAGCAGGTAGTAAATGGAGAATCCCCATTACAATAGCGCTCATGGAAGGAAATAGAAGATTTGGCGAGATTATGAAAGAGATTCCAAAAATTACTTCTAAAGTATTGGCACAGCAATTAAAGGAAATGGAACTCAACGGTTTTGTTGAAAAAAAGATTTTTACAGATAGTGCAATCAGAACTGAGTATGAACTCACGGAATATAGCTGGTCAGTAAAGCCGGTAATCCTCGCGCTAAGGGATTTTGGAATCAGTCATCGTGAAAAACTTAGACAGGAAATACTGTGA
- a CDS encoding HYR domain-containing protein has translation MIKNYRISPCLKTVLGLLLFFVSAAMVYGQNGCPQVAKSILDGANGFKIDGKAAKDDLGFKTKSAGDINGDGIPDIMIGAPGADFGGASNVGEIYVIFGGSGFSFDSFDVSTLNGTNGFVIRGVVADEKLGDMISSVGDFNQDGIDDIIVGDNFNSGAKGTAFIFYGKNSGFQPLYNRTDIDNSKGLFITLDATATTTVKDVSAAGDINHDGVPDAVITENSNGKTNYYIIFGHASVSSLNTSSLSGANGFTIKGYLQSGSGTDSTARNAGDVNHDGIGDLIIGCPSYKEGSDYNVGRVVVLFGKNSVFPASVQLETLNVADGFVITNTGSYNNLGKSVAAAGDFNADGIDDFIIGAPGKALDGQNSVGEAYVVFGRSTFPATFAIESLNASTGVIFQGKDLGSQFGFTVAGIFDVNNDGKSDIAISSKRGISNNGSVYIVFGGTTATGIVKEKMILNTIGYQIFDSYDGYSTNIFGCDVAGIRDFNQDGKNDFILGYIRNADYYGDKGNAYIFYGEKIDRIDAVKPTISCPVNQQLFANTPLPNYVSFLPDLIDNCTYVNNFDLSITQNPPQGTLFTGDTNVTITVTDLSGNTNSCTFLVKLKSAPPVPDCKTLTYLPENLNGSNGFTIIGENGTVNTGYSVNKAGDVNGDGISDFIVSAMGSSYPFSGTFSNTNDFIKARIYVVFGKSTGFPSVVDLKYLNGTNGFKILDDINFKADDQTGYKVSAAGDLNKDGIDDFMFSAPTRKGVNWNVGALYVIFGKSGGFPAEMLLSNLNGSNGFTFMGNNYYEAAGYSIDAIGDFNNDGFDDIALAGTGNVEKVFVIYGKNGSFPALISGSDIDGTNGCLITSSPSAKVGRSVTGLGDVNGDGIPDIAISTYDGVKMYVIYGRSGFPGTFNVDNLNGSNGFVVTHSSASLQYGNISKVGDLNHDGLNDISFNGIYILFGSSGFPVSVDLNNLNGSNGFKILAGSGVNDFGGIGDFNKDGIEDYLFKDNDGTVYLLYGKNTWTNNVNLSTITPKDGLKINLGFYPYKTASGFAGDINNDGFDDIIIGNNKYYSPFESIKINEDPGKAYVIYGKAVIADTEKPVFSNCPTNKILAIGDAIPDYKTTLTVTDNCDNSPVITQSPVPGTVYTGGIQTIILKATDSSTNEQTCTFTIAANADLAPVLICPGNQLLACGSLVPDYFNLLTVTDDTAGDIELTQYPGPGSTFFDGMQIDFSAKDKAGNVSNCSIIINVSGPDTTPPTFTCPSNVTLNCGDVIPNYAIDPMMNLGDNCSQNVHYEITPAPGTPFYDGILIKIKYTDESGNFDTCSFNVHLATPDLTPPVITCITDQNLACGSVLPDYRSLISATDNCLGTITYTQNPIVGSAFTPGMTVTITAKDVSDNTSTCSFKVNASADTTAPVITCIGDQTLVCGSTIPDYTALIPVTDNCDASPVLTQSPIAGTAFTNGMNITITAKDVSNNTSTCSFKVNASADTTAPVITCIGDQTLVCGSTIPDYTALIPVTDNCDASPLLTQSPIAGTAFTNGMTITITAKDVSNNSSMCSFKVNTSADTTSPVITCIGDQTLSCGSIIPDYTPLVSANDNCDSSPIITQSPSLGSVFTDGMTVTLTAKDASGNTSYCSFKVNMAADVTAPLITCIADQNLAFGTVLPDYRSMIFATDNCDSNLTVTQTPIAGTNVTDGMTVTMTVSDNSGNPALCSFKIYIIQDTEAPVFSCITDQVLECSVSTVPDYTKMIFATDNTDPNPIIKQTPISGTAFSDGMTITIEVSDKNNNSANCSFQLFKDPVLVDAGDDVQVNEGETVQLYALALEKGTFSWSPATGLNTTKTENPIAKPSETTTYKVVFTNSKGCKVEDYITITVIPLEKDETKYGFSPNGDGINDFWEIDDITEYPNNEVLIYNRWGDLVFQTKNYNNTTNVFAGIANKSRNLGANQLPEGTYFFEIRTEQPNHFKKTKGYLVLKR, from the coding sequence ATGATAAAGAATTATAGAATATCCCCTTGTTTGAAAACTGTTTTAGGGTTATTATTGTTTTTTGTGTCAGCAGCAATGGTATACGGGCAAAATGGCTGCCCGCAAGTAGCGAAGTCAATTTTAGATGGTGCAAATGGATTTAAAATCGATGGAAAGGCTGCTAAGGATGATTTAGGATTTAAAACCAAGTCAGCCGGAGATATAAATGGAGATGGGATTCCGGATATAATGATAGGGGCTCCGGGTGCCGATTTTGGAGGAGCATCGAATGTTGGTGAAATATACGTGATTTTTGGGGGATCAGGATTTTCATTTGATTCATTCGATGTTTCCACTTTAAACGGAACCAATGGCTTTGTAATACGAGGAGTTGTAGCTGACGAAAAATTGGGTGACATGATTAGTTCCGTAGGCGATTTTAATCAGGATGGAATTGATGATATCATTGTTGGGGATAATTTTAATAGTGGAGCAAAAGGAACCGCCTTTATTTTTTATGGAAAAAATTCAGGTTTTCAGCCTCTTTATAACAGAACCGATATTGATAATAGTAAGGGGCTCTTTATTACGTTAGATGCTACCGCCACTACAACAGTAAAGGATGTCAGTGCCGCCGGAGATATTAACCATGATGGGGTGCCAGATGCTGTGATTACTGAAAATAGCAACGGAAAAACAAACTATTATATCATTTTTGGCCATGCTTCAGTAAGCAGTCTAAATACGTCGTCTTTATCAGGGGCAAATGGTTTCACGATTAAAGGATACTTACAGTCGGGTTCAGGAACGGATTCAACGGCGCGCAATGCCGGAGATGTAAATCATGATGGTATTGGTGATTTGATTATTGGCTGCCCTTCGTATAAAGAAGGCTCTGATTATAATGTAGGAAGGGTTGTTGTACTTTTTGGAAAAAATTCGGTTTTTCCTGCTTCTGTTCAGTTAGAAACTTTAAATGTAGCAGACGGTTTTGTGATTACTAACACAGGTTCTTATAACAATCTGGGCAAATCTGTAGCTGCAGCTGGCGATTTCAACGCTGACGGAATTGATGATTTTATTATTGGTGCACCAGGTAAAGCCCTGGATGGCCAAAATAGTGTAGGTGAAGCGTATGTCGTTTTTGGCAGAAGTACGTTTCCGGCTACTTTTGCTATTGAAAGTCTTAATGCCAGTACGGGAGTTATATTTCAGGGAAAAGACTTGGGAAGTCAGTTTGGGTTTACTGTAGCAGGAATTTTTGACGTAAACAACGATGGTAAAAGTGATATTGCTATTTCATCAAAAAGAGGTATTTCTAACAACGGATCTGTATATATAGTATTTGGAGGGACTACTGCAACAGGAATTGTTAAAGAAAAGATGATTCTAAACACTATCGGATATCAGATTTTTGATAGTTACGATGGTTATTCAACGAATATTTTTGGATGTGATGTTGCCGGAATTCGTGATTTTAATCAGGATGGTAAAAACGATTTTATTTTAGGATATATAAGAAATGCCGATTATTATGGAGACAAAGGAAATGCCTATATTTTTTATGGTGAAAAGATAGATCGCATTGATGCTGTAAAACCTACAATCAGTTGTCCTGTCAATCAGCAGCTTTTTGCAAATACGCCACTTCCAAATTATGTTTCGTTTTTACCGGATTTAATAGATAATTGTACCTATGTAAATAACTTCGATTTAAGCATTACACAAAATCCGCCACAGGGCACTCTTTTTACAGGAGATACAAATGTTACTATTACTGTAACAGATTTATCTGGCAATACAAATTCGTGTACTTTTTTGGTGAAATTAAAAAGTGCCCCTCCGGTGCCTGACTGTAAAACACTTACATATTTACCCGAAAATTTAAACGGTTCTAACGGATTCACCATTATAGGAGAAAACGGAACTGTAAACACAGGTTACAGTGTTAATAAAGCGGGAGATGTAAACGGAGACGGTATAAGCGATTTTATTGTAAGTGCTATGGGCAGTTCTTACCCTTTTTCTGGGACTTTTAGCAATACGAATGATTTTATAAAAGCAAGAATATATGTTGTTTTTGGTAAATCAACAGGATTTCCGTCTGTTGTTGATTTAAAATATCTAAATGGTACTAACGGATTTAAAATCTTAGACGATATTAACTTCAAAGCCGATGATCAGACCGGATATAAGGTGTCTGCAGCAGGGGATTTAAATAAAGACGGAATAGATGACTTTATGTTCAGTGCACCAACCCGAAAAGGAGTCAACTGGAATGTAGGGGCACTATATGTAATATTTGGAAAATCAGGCGGCTTTCCGGCAGAGATGCTTTTATCCAATCTAAATGGCAGCAACGGTTTTACTTTTATGGGAAATAATTACTATGAAGCCGCAGGATATAGTATTGATGCTATTGGGGATTTTAATAACGATGGCTTTGATGATATTGCGCTTGCAGGAACAGGAAATGTTGAAAAAGTATTTGTTATTTATGGTAAAAATGGCAGTTTTCCAGCCTTGATTTCTGGATCTGATATCGATGGTACTAACGGTTGCCTGATTACAAGTAGCCCGTCTGCTAAAGTAGGAAGATCGGTTACGGGACTAGGGGATGTCAATGGAGACGGAATTCCAGATATTGCCATTTCAACTTATGACGGTGTAAAAATGTATGTAATTTATGGACGCTCAGGATTCCCAGGTACATTTAATGTTGATAATCTAAACGGAAGTAACGGATTTGTTGTCACGCATTCGTCAGCATCATTACAATATGGAAACATTAGTAAAGTGGGCGATTTAAATCACGATGGACTTAATGATATTTCTTTTAATGGTATTTATATTCTTTTTGGTTCCTCTGGTTTTCCGGTTTCTGTAGATCTAAATAACCTGAACGGTAGTAACGGATTTAAAATATTAGCAGGATCTGGTGTTAATGATTTTGGAGGAATTGGGGATTTTAATAAAGATGGAATTGAAGATTATCTTTTTAAAGATAATGATGGTACAGTGTATCTTTTGTATGGTAAAAATACCTGGACTAATAATGTTAATCTTTCTACTATTACACCTAAAGACGGATTAAAGATTAATCTTGGATTTTATCCATATAAAACGGCATCAGGTTTTGCAGGTGACATTAATAATGACGGATTTGATGATATTATTATTGGAAACAATAAATATTACTCGCCATTTGAATCGATCAAAATAAACGAAGACCCCGGAAAAGCCTATGTTATATATGGGAAAGCTGTGATTGCTGATACAGAAAAACCTGTTTTTAGCAATTGCCCTACAAATAAAATTCTTGCCATTGGGGATGCAATTCCGGATTATAAAACAACTCTTACTGTAACTGACAATTGCGATAATAGTCCCGTAATAACACAAAGTCCAGTACCTGGAACGGTGTATACAGGAGGTATACAAACGATAATTTTAAAAGCAACAGACAGCAGTACGAATGAACAAACATGCACCTTTACAATAGCGGCAAACGCAGACCTGGCACCCGTATTAATCTGTCCGGGAAATCAGCTCTTAGCTTGTGGTTCGCTCGTTCCCGATTATTTTAATTTATTGACGGTAACAGATGACACGGCCGGTGATATAGAGCTTACACAATATCCGGGACCAGGATCAACCTTTTTTGACGGAATGCAGATTGACTTCTCAGCCAAAGATAAAGCGGGAAATGTGAGCAATTGCAGTATTATTATAAACGTTTCAGGACCAGATACAACTCCTCCAACATTTACATGTCCTTCAAATGTGACTTTAAACTGTGGAGACGTTATTCCGAATTATGCAATAGATCCAATGATGAATCTGGGCGATAATTGCAGTCAAAATGTACATTACGAAATAACACCCGCACCAGGAACTCCATTTTATGACGGAATTTTAATTAAAATTAAATATACAGATGAATCAGGAAATTTTGATACCTGCAGTTTTAATGTACATTTAGCTACACCAGATCTTACACCTCCAGTTATTACTTGTATTACAGATCAAAACTTAGCTTGCGGAAGCGTATTACCGGATTACAGGAGTTTAATTTCTGCCACAGATAATTGTCTGGGAACCATTACATATACGCAAAATCCAATTGTAGGAAGTGCTTTTACACCTGGAATGACAGTAACCATTACAGCCAAAGATGTTTCGGATAATACGTCAACTTGCAGTTTTAAAGTTAACGCTTCCGCAGATACGACTGCACCTGTAATTACCTGCATCGGAGATCAGACATTAGTATGTGGCAGTACAATTCCGGATTATACAGCTTTAATCCCGGTAACTGATAATTGTGATGCTTCGCCGGTACTCACACAAAGTCCAATTGCGGGAACTGCTTTTACAAACGGAATGAACATTACCATTACAGCCAAAGATGTTTCGAATAATACGTCAACTTGTAGTTTTAAAGTTAACGCTTCCGCAGATACGACTGCACCTGTAATTACCTGCATTGGAGATCAGACATTAGTATGTGGCAGTACAATTCCGGATTATACAGCTTTAATCCCGGTAACTGATAATTGCGACGCTTCACCGTTGCTCACACAAAGTCCAATTGCGGGAACTGCTTTTACAAACGGAATGACCATTACCATTACAGCCAAAGATGTTTCGAATAATAGTTCAATGTGTAGTTTTAAAGTAAACACTTCCGCAGATACAACTTCGCCTGTAATTACCTGCATTGGGGATCAGACATTATCATGTGGCAGCATAATTCCGGATTATACGCCTTTAGTTTCAGCAAATGATAATTGCGATTCCTCGCCAATAATTACACAAAGCCCTTCTCTGGGAAGTGTTTTTACAGATGGAATGACCGTTACTTTAACTGCTAAAGACGCATCTGGCAATACATCTTATTGTAGTTTTAAAGTAAATATGGCTGCAGATGTAACAGCGCCATTAATTACCTGTATTGCAGATCAAAATTTAGCTTTTGGAACTGTTTTGCCAGATTATCGATCAATGATATTTGCGACCGATAACTGCGATTCGAATTTAACGGTAACCCAAACACCAATTGCCGGAACAAATGTTACTGATGGAATGACCGTAACTATGACTGTTTCTGATAACAGCGGAAATCCTGCACTTTGTTCATTTAAGATCTACATTATACAAGATACTGAAGCACCAGTTTTTTCATGTATTACAGATCAGGTATTGGAGTGCAGTGTAAGCACGGTTCCAGATTATACCAAAATGATTTTTGCGACAGACAATACGGATCCCAATCCAATCATCAAACAGACACCCATTTCCGGAACTGCATTTTCTGATGGAATGACAATTACCATAGAAGTTTCAGATAAAAACAATAACAGTGCAAATTGTTCTTTTCAGTTGTTTAAGGATCCGGTGTTAGTGGATGCGGGTGATGATGTACAGGTAAATGAAGGCGAAACAGTGCAGCTGTATGCTTTGGCATTAGAAAAAGGAACTTTTTCCTGGTCGCCTGCAACGGGATTGAATACTACTAAAACCGAAAATCCAATTGCAAA
- a CDS encoding 3-keto-disaccharide hydrolase encodes MFQKITFSLAFLFILNSCAVQQKSLSADDWYAFTKTSTERQQPSEVYEFSDGLIRMYGETNSYLMSKKSYKNFELSLEYRWNIEEKFKTKNKKNSGVMYNIPADYPDKIWPKGIQFQIKENTTGDFIFLDQVTAKVNGKLIEAGASVTSAKFIENEKPYGEWNSIVIKSFNGKITQYLNGKLVNECTEATATEGKISLNYESSPIDFRNIVIKNISEE; translated from the coding sequence ATGTTCCAAAAAATAACTTTTTCTTTAGCTTTTCTTTTTATTTTAAATTCATGCGCGGTTCAACAAAAAAGCCTGTCAGCAGATGACTGGTACGCTTTTACAAAAACCAGTACTGAAAGACAGCAGCCTTCAGAAGTTTATGAATTCTCAGATGGCTTAATCAGGATGTACGGTGAAACAAACAGTTATCTGATGTCTAAAAAAAGCTATAAAAATTTTGAACTGAGTTTAGAATACCGATGGAATATCGAAGAAAAGTTTAAAACAAAAAACAAGAAAAACAGCGGTGTTATGTACAATATTCCTGCAGATTACCCTGATAAGATCTGGCCAAAAGGAATTCAGTTTCAAATTAAAGAAAATACTACCGGCGACTTTATCTTTTTAGATCAGGTAACTGCAAAAGTAAACGGGAAACTAATTGAGGCAGGCGCAAGCGTAACTTCTGCCAAATTTATTGAAAACGAAAAGCCTTACGGTGAATGGAATTCTATTGTAATCAAATCTTTCAATGGAAAAATCACACAATATTTGAATGGCAAACTGGTAAACGAATGTACGGAAGCAACCGCAACAGAAGGTAAAATTTCTTTAAATTACGAAAGTTCACCTATTGATTTCAGAAATATCGTTATTAAAAATATATCTGAAGAGTAA